The following proteins are co-located in the Purpureocillium takamizusanense chromosome 10, complete sequence genome:
- a CDS encoding uncharacterized protein (TransMembrane:14 (i74-103o115-135i142-162o168-191i198-219o231-251i272-292o304-320i341-362o382-401i408-426o438-456i468-492o542-560i)~COG:U~antiSMASH:Cluster_10.1~EggNog:ENOG503NUAW~SMCOG1005:Drug resistance transporter~SMCOG1005: EmrB/QacA), which yields MDQSADMAQKYTEKPLDGLPVKEVNSCSTSNNPSEHMQEPAVDEKPQQEDDAADASGGGGGWVMDTSDFPGPRALAFIMIGLFLALFAANLDTTILATAIPYITNEFHTIKDVSWYGAAIMLVSAAFQSTWGKIFKYFPKKLTFLLSMFIFEVGSLICALAPNSTALVVGRAITGLGASGVTAGVFILIAFSAPPKYVPAFMGLGGATYAVASLAGPLIGGALTQSVTWRWCFWINLPIGGVTAAIILLFYKTPKAAQPQPATMREKILQMDLVGTFLVMAAVVCFILAFQWGGSFKSWSDSTVIGTIIGFVLISALFVGNELYMGERAILEPRLMRMRRVWANCAHVFFVSGGFFILIYYLPIYFQSVQGASPIASGVRNLPINIGCFLSIAAGFVVSVYGRSWAPLMAIGAATATIGAGLMYTFGLDTSAGRYVGFQLIAGMGMGMTLQIPLMANQAAVPPMDISSVSAITLFFQIIGGSFSVACAQAAFASTLVKRILVHAPNVDPSALLHLGAAQLRVEFSGDELHGVLEAYMDGLKVSFAIAIALLGVGFLFAFVPEWNDFRPGPQQQQAPASEEKDASEAA from the coding sequence ATGGACCAATCCGCCGATATGGCCCAAAAGTACACCGAAAAGCCCCTTGACGGGCTGCCCGTCAAAGAAGTCAACTCTTGCAGCACGAGCAACAACCCCAGCGAACACATGCAGGAGCCCGCAGTTGATGAGAAGCCGCAACAAGAGGATGATGCGGCCGACGCctcaggaggaggaggaggatgggtCATGGACACCTCCGACTTTCCAGGTCCTCGCGCCCTGGCCTTCATCATGATCGGCCTGTTCCTGGCTCTGTTCGCCGCAAACCTCGACACCACGATTCTTGCGACCGCGATTCCCTACATCACCAACGAGTTCCACACCATCAAGGACGTCAGCTGgtacggcgccgccatcatgttgGTTTCCGCAGCTTTTCAGTCAACCTGGGGCAAGATATTCAAGTACTTTCCCAAGAAGTTGACATTCCTCCTCTCCATGTTCATCTTCGAGGTGGGCAGCCTCATCTGCGCTCTCGCCCCCAACAGTaccgcgctcgtcgtcggccgcgccaTTACGGGCCTTGGCGCCTCTGGTGTCACGGCAGGTGTCTTTATTCTCATAGCgttctcggcgccgcccaagtACGTCCCGGCATTCATGGGCCTGGGGGGCGCTACCTACGCCGtggcctcgctcgctggACCCCTGATCGGTGGCGCCCTGACGCAGTCGGTAacatggcggtggtgcttcTGGATCAACCTGCCCATCGGTGGAGTCACTGCCGCGATTATTCTCCTCTTCTACAAGACGCCcaaggcggcgcagccccaaccggcgacgatgagggaaAAGATCCTACAGATGGATCTTGTCGGGACATTTTtggtcatggccgccgtcgtgtgCTTCATTCTCGCCTTCCAATGGGGTGGCTCATTTAAGTCCTGGTCTGACAGCACGGTCATTGGCACCATTATCGGATTCGTCCTGATCTCGGCGCTCTTTGTCGGCAACGAGCTGTACATGGGTGAGCGGGCCATCCTCGAGCCTCGCCTGATGAGGATGCGGCGTGTGTGGGCGAATTGCGCTCATGTTTTCTTCGTGTCTGGCGGGTTCTTCATCCTCATTTACTACCTTCCCATCTACTTCCAGTCGGTCCAAGGGGCGTCGCCGATTGCGTCTGGCGTCCGGAACCTGCCCATCAACATCGGCTGCTTCCTGAGCATTGCGGCAGGCTTTGTCGTCTCGGTGTACGGTCGATCCTGGGCGCCGCTCATGGCCATTGGTGCCGCCACTGCGACCATCGGCGCAGGCCTCATGTACACATTCGGCCTCGATACTTCGGCCGGCAGGTATGTCGGATTCCAGCTCATCGCAGGtatgggcatgggcatgacGCTGCAAATCCCCCTCATGGCCAACCAAGCCGCCGTGCCACCCATGGACATATCCTCTGTGTCCGCCATCACTCTGTTCTTCCAGATCATTGGCGGCTCCTTCTCCGTTGCGTGCGCACAAGCCGCCTTCGCCTCTACATTGGTGAAGAGGATTCTCGTCCACGCGCCAAACGTCGATCCGAGTGCGCTGCTTCATCTAGGTGCTGCCCAGTTGCGTGTCGAGTTCTcaggcgacgagctgcatggTGTTCTTGAGGCATACATGGACGGATTGAAAGTGTCattcgccatcgccatcgccctgcTTGGCGTTGGGTTCTTGTTTGCTTTCGTCCCGGAGTGGAACGACTTCCGTCccggcccgcagcagcagcaggcgccggcgagcgaaGAAAAGGACGCATCGGAGGCTGCATGA
- a CDS encoding uncharacterized protein (COG:Q~TransMembrane:1 (o14-33i)~EggNog:ENOG503NV1Q) — protein MPAASTLGYFTTNAMTPLVVIAVVVVYTAYSIVQYAQLRAFKGPKWAALSKLWLLNCVQSGKMHHIFHDISRKYGKFARIGPRTLLVADVEFLRKVNAPKSKYHRSDWYKGSRFTPNEDTLISMTDEVEHKSLRSRMMAGYNLKKENERCESAINSQLGVMLDLIESKYLSDPTSGKVQPLDWGYLASYFSIDSITDISFSQPLGDLKEDKDKWNFLHNTEDNLKPMSFFTIYPEILNIIPTTLMVKFLAPHPDDNSPFGMVMGFARRCARERYGPNKVEKNDMLGVFVRQGMTQHEAERTGLLQLVAGSDTVATSLRAAILYIASDPSIVYRIRAELAAAGVSPNRPTSEIISYSEARNIKYLIAVVREVLRIHPPAIATMEKQLGNEDDVLPDGRVIPARTIIALSLTTILRDPEVFGSDADLFRPERWLEDMDEERKKKMDRAHELIFGSGRFICLGREIAMMHIVKVVSEIFYRYDVNIMTPEKPWHSLAFGIFVQHDQWVKVTKRDLSREGVPLSIGVTENGMANGALLGEAPVHVSASRQ, from the exons ATGCCTGCCGCAAGCACGCTCGGTTACTTCACGACGAATGCTATGACCCCACTGGTGGTCATTGCCGTAGTCGTCGTGTATACAGCATACTCTATCGTGCAGTATGCACAGCTTCGGGCCTTCAAAGGCCCAAAATGGGCCGCCTTGTCGAAGCTCTGGTTGCTTAATTGCGTTCAGAGCGGGAAGATGCACCACATTTTCCACGATATTAGCAGAAAATATG GGAAATTCGCTCGCATCGGGCCCAggacgctgctcgtcgcaGACGTGGAGTTTCTCCGCAAAGTCAATGCGCCCAAGAGCAAGTATCACCGCTCAGACTGGTACAAGGGATCTCGCTTTACTCCGAACGAGGATACTTTGATTAGTATGACTGATGAGGTTGAGCACAAGTCCTTGCGATCAAGGATGATGGCGGGC TACAACTTGAAGAAGGAAAACGAGCGGTGTGAGAGCGCAATTAACAGTCAACTCGGCGTTATGCTCGATCTCATTGAGTCAAAGTATCTCTCGGATCCAACCAGCGGCAAAGTCCAGCCTTTGGACTGGGGCTACCTGGCGAGCTACTTTTCCATTGACTCCATTACCGACATCTCCTTTAGCCAGCCCCTTGGCGATCTCAAGGAAGACAAGGACAAGTGGAATTTCCTCCATAACACTGAGGATAATCTCAAGCCAATGTCGTTTTTCACAATCTACCCCGAAATTCTCAACATCATCCCCACTACCCTCATGGTCAAGTTTCTTGCGCCTCATCCGGACGATAACAGCCCCTTTGGCATGGTCATGGG TTTCGCGCGTAGGTGCGCCCGCGAGCGCTATGGACCGAACAAAGTCGAAAAGAACGACATGCTCGGCGTGTTCGTGCGCCAAGGCATGACACAACATGAAGCAGAGCGAACTGGGCTGCTCCAACT TGTTGCTGGCTCGGACACAGTCGCTACCTCTCTCCGGGCTGCCATCCTGTACATCGCCAGTGACCCATCCATTGTGTATCGCATccgcgccgagctggccgctgctggtgtcTCTCCAAACCGCCCCACGTCAGAGATCATCAGCTACAGTGAGGCGCGAAACATCAAGTATCTCATCGCCGTGGTCCGTGAGGTGCTGCGTATCCATCCACCAGCGATTGCAACGATGGAAAAGCAACTGGGTAACGAGGACGATGTTCTTCCGGACGGGCGCGTCATCCCCGCTAGGACCATCATTGCCCTTTCGCTGACCACGATTCTCCGGGATCCGGAGGTCTTTGGCTCGGATGCAGATCTTTTCAGGCCGGAGCGATGgctcgaggacatggacgaggagaggaAAAAGAAGATGGATCGAGCGCACGAGCTTATTTTTGGATCGGGACGGTTCATCTGCCTCGGTCGCGAGATTGCGATGATGCACATTGTCAAGGTGGTTTCGGAG ATCTTCTACCGATATGATGTCAATATCATGACACCGGAAAAGCCATGGCACAGCCTCGCATTCGGCATCTTTGTGCAGCATGACCAATGGGTCAAGGTGACCAAACGGGATCTCAGCCGTGAAGGGGTTCCGCTGTCCATTGGCGTGACGGAGAATGGGATGGCCAACGGCGCTCTACTGGGAGAGGCCCCGGTGCATGTGTCCGCTTCGAGGCAGTAG
- a CDS encoding uncharacterized protein (EggNog:ENOG503P43S~SMCOG1089:methyltransferase~COG:H~antiSMASH:Cluster_10.1): MAATMVASTKSVGELNREWFDSMAVSAYKADWVRDLMQQISSFLRDHVDWIAKPREGGLKILDYACGGGIVSMSLAPYASTLRGIDISGGMVEQYNDTARHLGLSADKMHGVRGDLLNDTVAMSGSELSGFDAVLMSMALHHVADPAKMIKKLAERLALGGSLVIIDWISHARTPAGQTPHPASHTITRHGFSEEEMQAMFTDAGLSDFGYLLHPQRSKMPMGGEQQLFFARARAPLANQHL; encoded by the exons atggccgcaACGATGGTAGCCAGCACAAAGTCGGTTGGCGAGCTCAACCGCGAGTGGTTTGA CTCCATGGCCGTGTCCGCGTATAAAGCGGACTGGGTTCGCGACCTCATGCAGCAGATCAGCTCTTTTCTGCGGGACCACGTCGACTGGATCGCGAAACCACGAGAAGGAGGACTCAAGATTCTTGACTATGCCTGTGGCGGAGGCATCGTGTCGATG AGCTTGGCGCCTTATGCTTCCACGCTTCGAGGCATCGACATCTCCGGCGGTATGGTTGAGCAGTATAATGACACGGCACGCCACCTGGGCCTGTCTGCGGACAAGATGCACGGCGTCCGCGGTGACCTACTCAACGACACCGTGGCTATGAGCGGCTCGGAGCTTAGCGGGTTCGACGCCGTGCTGATGTCGATGGCCCTCcaccacgtcgccgaccccGCCAAGATGatcaagaagctcgccgaGCGTCTGGCGCTGGGGGGGTCGCTGGTGATTATTGACTGGATTTCGCACGCGAGGACACCGGCGGGCCAGACGCCGCATCCGGCATCTCACACCATTACGCGTCACGGATTtagcgaggaggagatgcaAGCAATGTTCACTGATGCTGGGCTGTCTGATTTTGGGTACCTTTTGCACCCTCAGAGGTCCAAGATGCCGATGggtggcgagcagcagctgttTTTCGCGAGAGCCAGAGCCCCGCTAGCAAATCAACACCTCTAG